caatttgTTAGTTGACTTTGATTAATTGTAACAcaacttgaaaattttgaatatgaatttttaatcaGGTTTATTCGTTGGAAATATTAAAATCTGGTAAAGATAGCCTTAGTTTCTAATAGATTTGACAAATAATCAGACAACTACAAGAAAGGTATCTACCATTCTTCTAACAAATATGTCTTTTAGTTTAGACTTTAAGGTAAATTTCATCTAGACTTTATGATGCTATATTTATAGTTACATAGTTTGCAATTCATTTGGTATTCTGGACTTTTAGGCTCTTGACTAAATGAGGAGGCTGGGTAGATTGGAgaataaataagtaaaacaaACCATTGGgaccaaaaatctaaaaaataaatcatatcatATGTATAAATGACCCAAAACACATACGCTTAGActttcatttcttctcccaCCTCTTGCTCCATCCACCAAATTGCAGTACCATCATGAACTTAACAAGAAAGGTTAGAGCTTAACAGGGCTGAAGGCCTGTAACTCAAATTTCCTGAATTAGCAATGTTCTAAGGTAGAAATCCCTTCACTCTCCATGGAAGATAAAAGTGGAGGACAAGAAGCTTAGAAAAGAATGAAGATTTTGATTCCCCTAATTATTTGGACCTCAGACTCCCTATTTTTACAGAAAGATGGTCGAAATTAAGCCCAGTTTTCAGGGTTAGGAACAAGAGAGAACCTCATTTACAAGATCCTGCAAAGCGTGACTTCTTTAGACTAACACAGATGTGCTCAACTTTTCTTCCTTCCAGCCTCTATTGATCTTATCAATGAATTCCTCTACTCTTCTCCTCAGCTCAtcgtcatcttcttcattttcactctctttctccccatcatctccattttcatcctctttttcttcatcatcaaCTCCACCAGCCTTCTCTTCTGCCGACACGTTGTTGTTCTCCAATGAACATGTAGTGCTTGCTCTTTCATTTTCAATGTCATTTCTGGTTCCCTGGGCAGCTGCTGGAGGAGGACTGAGACTGGGACTGGGGCTGTTCTGACCAAACCCCGGTGCCGGTTTCGACCCGACGAGCAAAACGACAATGATCAGATTGCAGAAACAGAAGACAACAAGAGAATTGGAAGCAGCCAGAGTGATCAACTCAATTGTGGAACCAAACATGGCTGACAGTGAGAACAAGAGCAGAGGGCTTGAGAGAGTACAGAGAGGAGAAATGGTGCGGCCTGGTTGCTGACTTTGCAGGGTTTGGAGGTGTTAAAAAGGCTTTTATAAGAGGCCTTTGTTTGGTTGTGGAAAAGAGTGCTTTGAAAGCTTTTGATGGCACTATTCAAGGCCTAGATAATGAGGATTGAGGCGTGGTGGGGGGAGCTATAGAAGAAGGTTGATATATTATAAGGCTATTCTTTAAGCATTGTTGGATGAAGGAACTTGGAGAAGCTTTTGTCAACTAGAATGTGGGGCTCTCTTCATTATATTAATCATGGTCTTTGTAACCACCGGGTAACCTCACATGCCAACTACTAGTTTCTTACGCCTTCTATTGCCGTCATTAATTGCATTGTTTTCcaatagtttttgaaaattattttctcttccaaaactagatacacacgtATATCATAAGCATCTGCTTACCCATAAGTCATTCAAAATCtatctttttaaattttccaGGAACTGCAAGTAGCAAAAGGGAAATTAATCATATGGATTGCTCACGACCTACATTAATTGGAAAGAAATATTcaccaaaataatttatggtTTCAAAATGCTACTATCACatcattttgatgatttttttacacaaaaatatcatttttcatgaagaaatattttgttaattctaAAGATTGTTgttcaagaaaagaaatgatttgATTACAGTATCATTTTTAAAAGTTTGAGTTCCAATCATTACAAATGGTGtctagaaaataattatattggccatttattttctttctttttcttttgtttgtttttatcGATAAAAATAGCTTCtttacagaaaaataaatacTTGTAAATAGAATCTTTTCCCAGCACTTGCAAAACAATGTGTCTTGTGGAGTGAGCTCctctttcattttgatttttctattattatatttgagaaaaaaaatatttcaataggACAATGATTGAACCAATTAAGAAAACCTTGTTTGTAAGATGAGTCTCACCCAATCCAGCCCTAACCTCACCCATGATGCTAACTTTTATGTTTAATGGGATCAATGTGTCACTCTATTATTTATGTTATACATTGAGGTCATGCAAGttactttaaataatttttgataaattcatTTTAGAAACAACAAACAAATATGATacgaaatgaaaaaaaaaataaaaaataaactattttataaatataattttaatattaaataatagttattcaatttaaGCCCGTCACCTTTAACTTAAAACATTAATTCCCTGTTAGAGGCTGACCAATTGGGTTGCCACTTTCAAGGTGCTTCCAGAAATTTTCTATTGGAGAGAGTCCCTCAGTGTTCTCGTCATGAAGCTCCCTTGAGGATTAAGAAAAGTCACACTAGCAAGTAGTCAAGAGTGTAAAATTGACAATGATTTTACATGATTTTCTGGTGCTGGCAGGTAGTTACATGATTTTACTTCAATACTGAGATGATTATGAGTATGACGGACGATGCAGTCGCAAAGCCAAAGTTAATTAACTCCACCTGTCTTTTTAACAGCAAAGGAAGGGTAATGACTAATGATTCAGCTTATGGCTTACTCAACAAACTGGTTTGCAGTTAGTTACTTCTCTCAGCGGCTTCTCCTTCTTTGTTCCCTgctcctttcttcctctttatatATTTACAACTGTTGAGACTTCAAACTTGAGGTaccaaaggaaagaaaagaacaaaaggtTACGGAAGGTGGGAGCCAGAAATTACTCCAGATAATGATAATCCAATTGAGAAGCAAAATGCAGCAGGAAAGAATTGAATCAAAAGTGAAGACAATTCAGACCCGAAGAGGAGATCGACAAGCAGCTCGTAGTTTCATTCCATGCGAGACATTGATTGAGCGGGAGGAAACGTGATCTCTGTAAAGGTACttctttttcataatttaacaAAAGTACAGTGGTAGCTCGAGTCTAACTGCGCGTTACAAAGGATATTTTGTCTGCAAGGAATCCTTAAAGAATGGGAACGAGCACGAGGGATGTGTTAACCTTTGAATAGCAGAAGCATTGGGGTCGATGACTTGTTAACAACGAATGTCTACAGCTCAGGGTTAAGAACTATGGCTGCCTGCCTTCAAAGTCTCTCCGAATTATTTCAAGAACCAGCTCATTCCATATATCAACTGGACCTGGCATGCACCAATGCAGGCAATCCTGTGGCGGTGGCTTCCCATTGGGGCCGCGTTTGGTGATCTTATTAGGGTCGGGGCTCCTATATGGGCCCGGATGACCGTCATGGCGGTACCCAAATGCTTCTGTAATGTCCAAAAACTTCAATCTTGATCTGTTTGTGATCTTCTTGATTGCCTGCTTAAAACCTGCCTCCTGTTTCTCGTGCATTATATTTGTAAAACCATTTTCAACTATCTTCAATGCCGGCTCTACCTTCCCAGTACATGATCCTCCAGTATTCCAGGCCCCACCCTCATAATGATCAGGTGAAAAGGAACGAACAATTGTCAGACCCGTGTAATTTGGATGTGTAGCAATGGAAGTTAGAATTGTTTCAACAGATACGCCAAAAGCCTCGATATTGTTAATTTTCATTTGCCGTGACTTGTCTGGCCACCACAGTTGTCCTCCCACAATCTCATTGTCCAAAATATAGACCGACTGCTTAGCAAACCAGTGGCCAGATGAAAGGACAATCACGTCAAAACTTGGGATGAATTCCATGAAGCCTTCATCAGGTGCATCAAGGTGGAGCTTGACCACGCCAGCTGGAATATTATCGAATGGCTCGGATGTTTGGCGGACAAGCCATGAGGACCATATTCGGACGATCATTGTAGAGGTCGATTTAAAGTAGTAGCGTTGCATTTTTTTGTTTCCACGGTTTTTTGGCACTTCAACCtgaaaaaattgagaacaccaaaaaaaaaaaaaaaaaaaaatcattaggtCTAATGATTAATGACGATAATAAACTTATGAACATTTCTTTAGAGCCATCCATTTCCAATTTGTACAATGAAGAAGGAatcatttttactatttaacaTGATATTATACATGGACtggtgatataaaaaaaaaattgttaatgtTTTCATGTATTATACTAATTTAACCATATCATACATCTTATCCATGCTTATTGGGAAACAGGCTTTTGCCTATACATCTAAAACCCCTAGCCCGGTTCCAATTTAGTCACCAACTAAGCAGTTCAGCCAAAACTGAAACCAAAACGGCAGCAGCCTGGAAAACAGTGGGAAGTTCTGTCAAGAAGAAGGTAAAAGACCAATCTTATTCATTCTAAGGGATTCCAGCCACATATATACAAGCCTATCATTCGTATAGGCATCAGTTTCTTGTTAGAAGATGAGCAGCTTTCCTAATATGCAGATTCCTATTATTCTTTGTATCATGTagtgttttctttatttgtcTGATTTTATTGTATTTAGCAGCTGTAGTATATTTCCTTTCCTATCCTGtacattttccttttttgtatatatttcctAAACTAGTTTAGGAAACTATCTAATTAGGAAACTTTCTTATTAGACTTAGGAAACTGATGCCTATATGAATGATAGGCGTGTACATATGTGGCTGGAATCCATTAGAATGAATAAGATTGGTCTTTTTAGTTTACCTTCTTCTTGACATGGTATCATAGCCTTAGGTTCTGCCCTTGAAGTAAGACCTTCCTTGGTTATTTGTGGCCGAAACCTTCTTGATCGAATCTTCTTTCATAATCCTAGAATTATGACTGACTCCATGGAATCCGGTAGCACCACTGAAGTCCCTTTTACGGGCAGTTCCAGCCATGGTGCGATCACCAGtggataattacaaaatatccaAGCAGCCTATCGATCGAATGGAAAAAACTACCTCAAGTGGTCCCAACTGATTAGGACGTTCCTGAAGGGCAAGGGAAAGTTGGGTCACCTACTTGGAACTAGGCCTAAAGAGAGTGATACCACGTATGCTACATGGGATGAAGGGGACTCACTAGTCATGTACTGGCTCTAGAACTCCATGAATTAGTGACACGGTGATATTCCTTACAACAGTTAGGGAGATCCAGGAAGCAGTGAAGATCAcatattcaaaagaaaattatgcTGCACAAATCTATGAGATTAGAACCAAGGTAGCAACTACTAAGCAGGGAACTTGGTCTATAACAGAGTATGCCAATTTGTTGTAAATCTTGTGGCAAGAATTGGATTACTATCAGTGTATCCAAATGAAGTGCAGTGAAGATGCCGCCATTCAAAAGAGGTTtgtggagaaagagagaacataTGATTTTTTAGCTGGACTAAATGTGGAGTATGATGCAATTAGAGTCCAAATTCTTGGCAAGATTGATTTGTCTTCCTTAAATGAGGCAATATCGATAGTGCATGTGGAGGAAGGCAAAAGAGGGGTGATGCTGGAGACTAATCATATGGAGAATTCAGCCCTTTTAACACTAAAAGGGCCTTGGTCGGGAGAGATTAACTAGAGAAGATAGTAAAACTGCTTGTCTTCTAACAAGTTCAGCTAAAAGGGGAATGGAACCTTTTGAAAAGAGGATTTTTCCACAAAGAAGTGCCCTGCACCCATTGTTTATACTGAACTAACTATTGATAACCTTCATGATGCAAACAGTACTCTGTTCAGATATCTCTACATtgttgaatttagttttattaaacTGACAGagaaaaatgatcaaaaaaCAAATTAGAATAGTTGAAAATTCAATATGGTCAAAAAGTAACATAAAAGCAAAGAGCCTTCGTAGCTCATTTCCAGAAAAAAATGCTTCAACAGCAAATCTGCATCTTGCCTATTAGCAACTATGAAGATTTTCTAACTCACAAGTTAATTTGTGAAATAtgggaaaaaaatttcttatcaTAATATGGTAGGAGTACTAGCCATGTCAGCAAGCAACCAAAGACCAGTTTGGAGCAGCACTCAGTTTATACAGTTATATTAACACAGAAAACCTCCGGACTTGCCTGCCATAGGATGCATAGTAGTGATTCCATCTGATTCCGAGCAACTGAATCACCAATGAGAGCTAAAGTCTTCCCCCTCATCAACTCTAGAAACTTTCTGGCATCAAATCGAGGGAGGTCACACTTGGAAGGCTTCCATCGCCAATTTTCATAGTTTTTGTCAGGCCTCCCATTTCCCTGGCAATTCTGTGTCTGAGTCAGGACAGGGCACGAATTGTTTGTGTATAATGGTCCAGATGAATCATATACCCATTTTCCATGGTACAGATCACAACCTACATAGCACCAAGTAAAAGAACCAACAAGAAAATTGAGCAAAAATAATCATGTAAAATCAAAACTAacaaatttatagaaaatagatATTCACTCATGGCAAGGTAAAAACTAATGGGGAAAAGAGATATTAtattaccaaaaataaataattatctcaGGGCCTGGAAATATACAATAAAGGTGCTCATGCTGTACAACTTTCATGCTTCAGAAACTCGGAACATGCCGAAAGGAAAAAATagcaaaaggaaaaatgattaaaaagaaaagtcaAGGGAAATAGACATTCTTGCATGAATGTACCTCGTCGGCATACAAGGCTATCATATTTGTCAACAAAAATTGGTAAAGAGCTTTAAACTGTAGCCTTGTAGGCCAAATCTTGGCTCCCAGTTACTGTCGGTAAGGTCACAATTCCTCTGGGAACCAACAATTTGCACTTCTCTAAGTAGTGTCTTCTGGAACATATCTTggcaaaaattcatttttacaAAAGCTTATGCAAGCGTGACCTAAAATTTTTCTAATCACTCAGCGAAGACATGAAGACAATGGAAACCTTCTTCTTATCCCCACCTTTGCTTCAATATAACAAATCACCGTGCCATGTTTTGCTAGTTAAATCCATCcatttaacttcttttttttttttttttttttttttggggggggggggggcgcaatTATAAAGCAGGCATTAACTTCATCAGGGATTGAACTGAATCCCATTAAGCATCTGTATAACAGCAAACAGATAGACAACAATTTGAATCACTACTCATTGTATGATATGGTTGCTGGTCAAAGCTTATGACTGTTCAAGGATTGAAGTGatcaaatcatcaaaatcagTACATAGgccaaagacaaaaaaatactCACATTAGCCAAGTttaggaaacaaaataaaacagaTGACCAGGAATTTTTGGGAAGACAAGACCATttggatgaaatggaacaagtaTTTAGCCCAAAAAAAGTAGAGGGCGACCCAAAAAAACTGGGTGGAAGACAATTAGATATGATATTAGTTGGGTCTTACAAAAAGATAaagccatagatagaaatgacgGGAGAGCTagattcatgtagccaaccccacaagATAGTGGTTTAGTATGTTGTTATAAGAACATATGGTACCAACCAATTATTTAGATCCATCAGGGAATAATACAAAAAGAAATCTAAAGGAAACCGTACAGACAGGAGAGAGTCTTCAAATGTTTTAGTATAGTTTTGGTAACATAACCTTGTAACTGTTTTCTTAAAACTTTTGAAATATGCTATTGTATTCGTAAAGAGTTCCCATTCCCATAACTTAATATAAACAATCAGTGaactaaaagttaaaaaaaaaaaaacatcatctTAAAATCATAAATAGACTAATAGAGTGGGGTTAGAAGCAAGGCAAGGACAATCACTATTTTAAAGAAGAACAGCTTCATGCGTAAATCAACTTACTTTTATAAATCAGAGTTAATTTAAGTTTCTTTAAAATTTCACGCCTAAATATATGAATCAGAAATGGTTGCAAAAAAGAGTGCCAACGGATGTGAATGATTGAGGTCTGTAAAGCACATTTCTAAGTAAAGATGTTTAAAGGAAAGAGTATTTGGTAGTACCTGAATCAACTGAACCACTAGGGCTTACCCCACCTGGTGCAGGGGTCAAAGATTGCACAGCTAATCCTGGCTGTTCAGCATCAGAATTATTTAGTAAACCAAGGGAAGGAGTTCTAGCATTTTCGATGTCCTTTATAATATTGGGAGCAGTAGAATTTCCAGTTATGTCTTTTCCTAGTTGATCCACTGTCTCCTTCGTCTCTGATACAACCATGGGGCCAGAAAAACccatattttcttctctttgttgGAAATTTATCAAGTCCTTTTTTCCCTGAGACCTGGAAGATACATTCTTATTATCCATCCTGTCACCACTGTCATCTCGGGGGGCTGCTATTACCAATTGACTGTCACCTTGCATTGATGAGTTTGACTTGACATGAGAATCATCAATTTGCTCATCGTCATGTTTATAACTATTTGCAGTTTCATTGGACCCCGAGACAACTGAATCCAAATTTGTGAAAATTTCTTTGCTGTCAGAGTGAGAATCTTGGACTGTTTCGTTACTCACTGACTTGAATTCAAATCCACTAAAGTGATCAACACCATAGAAGTATCCAGTAACAGCAGACCCAATTGGTTGGGAGACCAAAAGCAATGAAGCGAGAATTAGAAATATTGCTAATCCACAAGCTGAAACTGCAATAGATGAAAGAGTCCTTGGATAAGGAGACACTGATGAGTCTCCTTTATGAGCTGAATTCATGGCTATTCGGGTCAAACCGATCACACAACATTCATTCAGAGAACTAGGGAGTTCTGGAACTTCCTAAGATCTCACTCTAATAAGCAAACCTTCCAAACATACCAATAACTATGTTTCCTTACAGCTTCCAAAATAACCGCAACGCTGCACTGACTTCTTCCTGGGACAATAAAGCGACTAGGAAAACTAGTACTCTCTGCAATTGTTTGTAACAAGAAGGTATTACAGAATGTCAGAATTACAGTAAACCTCCAAATGTCTCATATGAATCCTCGGATCTCCTCCAGATACTTCAAATGCGGCGCGTTCTCCCTGTTGAACACAAATGTCCGACCAAAATCTTCAACAGTTAGAATGGGAAAAAAACTCATGGAAGCATCACGAGTTATGCGTGACCGCAACCTTAAGTAATAAAGCGAAATTTAACGAGGAAATGAAAACATTATTAACGCCAAACCCTCCGTTGGATCGTTGAGATCGATTGGaatagaaaacaacaaaaactttCCAAGTGTACAATTTAGAACACTTGGCTCTAATCGTATGAATAACACGATTCAAAACCACGAAAGCACGGATATCGGCAACCAGAGAATAGGCATTAATTTATCAGAGATTTTCCCAATCAAATAAAGAACAAAAGATAGGAAGTTCCGTACCTTTTGTGTATAAATCAAGCTCCAGAAGCATCCGATTTCTTCAATTTTGCATCAAAAGCAGGCCTGAGAATCGAATCACACTTCGAATACGAAAATTCGATTGCGTTGCCACTGCACACACGGAAATCCCGATGGCAAGTAATGATGAAACGGTGAATGAATGGGATCGGGAGAGATACCGAGTCGGCGGGCTAATTATTAGCGCATGGCAAGAGGAATTTATAATGCTAGTCACAGAACAAAAGCTTCTGTTTTACCCTCGAAACTGTCTTATTCCTTTCCCCcgtggggagagagagagagagagagatgtgaaTGAGAGAATGGAGTCTGTATTTGGATTTattactttttgttttcttttttctgctCTCGTATAGtcgtatattttttttttcttaccaaaatatttacagtttgtttgcttataaaatatatttttattttttaacttattttctattaatgatataatgtctaattaaaaataaaaatttaattttaaaattttatataaataaaacgCTATTgctttttataatataaaatcttaggCACGTGTAATTATAAATTGAAGTTAAAAACTATACAATGTTTTTTATAACCAATCGagcaatttatttttcatacttgcgataacaatttaaatatttaaattattataaaatatattttatttcaaaaaatacattaattgtTGACATTTAGAATTAGCCGACCGTGATTTATAGGCCCACAATGAAAAAATAAGCCAAAACACAAAGAggataaataaaatagaacgtgcacaataaatttttacgtggttcggccaaaaCGATACTTACTCTATAACTGTTATCTAGGTATTCCGGCAGAATAACAATATATCATATCTCTCATTTACAATGATATTTTGACCACTACTTATAGTGAAGGGCGTTTACAATTACATAAGATCAAAAGGTATAAAGATAGCATCATGGAAATAATACgtctttattaattttataaaattgggAGTGGACTTCATATTATCaatgatttaatttgatttagatGAAGTAAGTGGGTCTATGTCTCTGGCTGTTTCGTGTGTTTGTTATTATATGAGCTGAACGATTATACCAGCAAGTTGGAAACATTGCTAGGAGCTCACTTGGTTCTATGGTCTGAGCTCAAGTTTCGGCCTTAGGCCCATTGGGTTTCAAGAGGTTGGGCAAACTTGTTTAATCGTGTCTAGCATATAAGAAATAGTGcgagaaatacccataacattaACGATcaagtaatttaaaattttaaaatttaaaacataatagGTAAAGTATCATCATTTGTGAATTTTGAGGATGAGAACTGATCTAAATcctttaaaaattagataaaaatcatatatttagATGGACaactaaaattatatataaataacaaatatttttaaaatatgtacaGGTCAATGCAAGTCTACTACACCCATCCTCACGTGtggaatttttctttcttccctactcgtttcattaaaaaaaaaaaaaaggataatcGATGGCTATCCTAGGATGATATTTTATActt
This genomic stretch from Diospyros lotus cultivar Yz01 chromosome 1, ASM1463336v1, whole genome shotgun sequence harbors:
- the LOC127811353 gene encoding uncharacterized protein LOC127811353, which encodes MFGSTIELITLAASNSLVVFCFCNLIIVVLLVGSKPAPGFGQNSPSPSLSPPPAAAQGTRNDIENERASTTCSLENNNVSAEEKAGGVDDEEKEDENGDDGEKESENEEDDDELRRRVEEFIDKINRGWKEEKLSTSVLV
- the LOC127805706 gene encoding protein trichome birefringence-like 18, which produces MNSAHKGDSSVSPYPRTLSSIAVSACGLAIFLILASLLLVSQPIGSAVTGYFYGVDHFSGFEFKSVSNETVQDSHSDSKEIFTNLDSVVSGSNETANSYKHDDEQIDDSHVKSNSSMQGDSQLVIAAPRDDSGDRMDNKNVSSRSQGKKDLINFQQREENMGFSGPMVVSETKETVDQLGKDITGNSTAPNIIKDIENARTPSLGLLNNSDAEQPGLAVQSLTPAPGGVSPSGSVDSGCDLYHGKWVYDSSGPLYTNNSCPVLTQTQNCQGNGRPDKNYENWRWKPSKCDLPRFDARKFLELMRGKTLALIGDSVARNQMESLLCILWQVEVPKNRGNKKMQRYYFKSTSTMIVRIWSSWLVRQTSEPFDNIPAGVVKLHLDAPDEGFMEFIPSFDVIVLSSGHWFAKQSVYILDNEIVGGQLWWPDKSRQMKINNIEAFGVSVETILTSIATHPNYTGLTIVRSFSPDHYEGGAWNTGGSCTGKVEPALKIVENGFTNIMHEKQEAGFKQAIKKITNRSRLKFLDITEAFGYRHDGHPGPYRSPDPNKITKRGPNGKPPPQDCLHWCMPGPVDIWNELVLEIIRRDFEGRQP